One part of the Mycolicibacterium aromaticivorans JS19b1 = JCM 16368 genome encodes these proteins:
- a CDS encoding TetR/AcrR family transcriptional regulator, which translates to MLSISNDESVDIGDRIMAAAASCVRDFGVERVTLAEIARRAGVSRPTVYRRWPDTRTIVASLLTERITGTWRAVAPGAAGRGGLVERIVEVARRLRDDELITSVLRSAPDLAMTYIAGRLGTSQQILIDLLVDALREAQADGSVRTGDVRQLSAMVLLIGQSAIQSAQIVEPILDADALSAELSHALNGYLAP; encoded by the coding sequence ATGCTGTCAATCAGTAACGACGAATCGGTGGACATCGGCGACCGGATCATGGCCGCCGCCGCAAGCTGTGTCCGGGACTTCGGGGTCGAGCGGGTCACGCTCGCCGAAATCGCACGACGAGCCGGTGTCAGCCGTCCGACGGTGTATCGCCGGTGGCCAGACACCCGCACCATCGTGGCTTCGCTGCTCACCGAACGGATCACCGGTACCTGGCGCGCCGTCGCACCGGGGGCGGCCGGCCGCGGCGGCCTCGTCGAGCGGATTGTCGAGGTGGCCCGTCGCCTACGGGACGACGAACTGATCACCTCGGTGCTGCGATCAGCCCCGGACTTGGCGATGACGTACATCGCCGGACGGTTGGGCACCAGCCAGCAGATCCTCATCGACCTCCTCGTCGACGCACTGCGGGAAGCCCAGGCCGACGGCAGCGTGCGGACCGGCGATGTCCGTCAGTTGTCGGCGATGGTGCTGCTTATCGGTCAGTCCGCGATCCAGTCCGCCCAGATCGTCGAACCCATCCTCGACGCCGACGCCCTGAGCGCCGAGCTGTCGCACGCCCTGAACGGATACCTCGCCCCATGA
- a CDS encoding glycerol-3-phosphate dehydrogenase/oxidase encodes MSDLTALNATRRTADLTELGDGAQVDVVVIGGGITGTGIALDAASRGLSVVLVEKHDLAFGTSRWSSKLVHGGLRYLATGNVGIARRSAIERGILMTRNAPHLVSAMPQLVPLLPSIGRGQRALIRTGFVAGDALRILAGTTSSTLPRSRRVGVSQALGMVPTIRREGLGGGLLAYDGQLIDDARLVVAVARTAAQNGARILTRVSAAAASGASVRLMDEITGESLDVKARAVINATGVWAGEVDAAIKLRPSRGTHLVFDAGSFGNPTAALTIPIPGEVNRFVFAMPEQLGRVYLGLTDEDAPGPIPDVPEPTPDEIRFLLDTVNTALGTALTTADVKGAYAGLRPLIDTGEGRTSDLSREHAVIESSNGVFSVVGGKLTEYRHMAESVLDRALAARAMTAQPCRTRNLPLVGAAANPVATLRTTSDLPGSLVARYGAESPNVIASARLSRPTDQVADGIDVTRAEFEFAVTHEGALSADDILDRRTRIGLVEVDRNRALAAAQEFLATA; translated from the coding sequence ATGAGTGACCTCACCGCCCTCAACGCCACCCGCCGAACCGCCGACCTGACCGAACTCGGCGACGGCGCCCAGGTCGACGTCGTCGTGATCGGCGGCGGCATCACCGGGACCGGCATCGCGCTCGACGCCGCCAGCCGCGGCCTGTCCGTGGTGCTGGTCGAAAAGCATGACCTGGCGTTCGGCACCAGCCGGTGGAGTTCCAAGCTCGTGCACGGCGGGCTGCGGTACCTGGCCACCGGCAACGTCGGGATCGCGCGGCGCAGCGCCATCGAGCGCGGCATCCTGATGACCCGTAACGCCCCGCACCTGGTGAGCGCCATGCCGCAGCTCGTTCCCTTGCTGCCATCGATCGGACGCGGTCAACGCGCTTTGATCCGAACAGGTTTCGTGGCCGGTGATGCGCTGCGGATCCTGGCGGGCACCACGTCGTCGACTTTGCCTCGATCACGGCGGGTTGGTGTGTCGCAGGCGTTGGGGATGGTCCCGACGATTCGACGGGAAGGTCTCGGCGGCGGACTGTTGGCCTATGACGGTCAGCTGATCGACGACGCCAGGCTGGTGGTCGCCGTGGCGCGTACCGCCGCCCAGAACGGCGCACGGATCTTGACCCGGGTGTCGGCGGCGGCCGCCAGCGGCGCCTCGGTCCGGTTGATGGACGAAATCACCGGCGAATCGCTGGATGTGAAGGCCCGCGCGGTGATCAACGCGACGGGAGTGTGGGCCGGCGAAGTGGACGCGGCAATCAAGCTGCGGCCGAGCCGGGGAACGCATCTGGTGTTCGACGCCGGCTCGTTCGGGAATCCCACTGCGGCGCTGACCATTCCGATTCCTGGCGAGGTCAACCGCTTCGTTTTCGCGATGCCCGAACAGCTCGGTCGCGTCTATCTCGGGCTGACCGACGAGGACGCGCCAGGCCCGATTCCCGATGTGCCCGAACCGACACCGGACGAAATCCGCTTCCTGCTCGATACGGTCAACACCGCGCTGGGGACAGCGTTGACGACCGCAGACGTCAAGGGCGCATACGCGGGGTTGCGCCCGTTGATCGACACGGGTGAGGGCAGAACCTCTGACTTGTCGCGCGAACACGCCGTGATCGAGTCGAGCAACGGCGTGTTCAGTGTGGTGGGTGGCAAGCTCACCGAATACCGGCACATGGCTGAGAGCGTCCTCGACCGCGCCCTGGCGGCACGTGCGATGACCGCGCAGCCGTGCCGGACCCGGAACCTCCCGCTCGTCGGCGCGGCCGCCAATCCCGTTGCCACGCTGCGTACAACCAGCGATCTGCCGGGCTCCCTGGTGGCTCGTTACGGTGCCGAGTCGCCCAATGTCATCGCGTCGGCGCGGTTGAGCAGGCCCACAGACCAGGTAGCCGACGGAATCGACGTCACCCGTGCGGAATTCGAGTTCGCGGTTACCCACGAGGGCGCGTTGAGTGCCGACGACATCCTCGACCGGCGCACCCGGATCGGCCTGGTGGAGGTCGACCGGAACCGTGCGCTCGCCGCCGCGCAGGAGTTCCTGGCCACCGCCTGA
- a CDS encoding acyl-CoA carboxylase subunit beta, translated as MTIMAPETVGESLDPRDPLLRLSTFFDDGSVQLLHERDRSGVLAAAGTVNGVRTIAFCTDGTVMGGAMGVEGCQHIVTAYDTAIEEQSPIVGIWHSGGARLAEGVKALHAVGLVFEAMIRASGYIPQISVVVGFAAGGAAYGPALTDIVIMAQEGRVFVTGPDVVRSVTGEDVDMASLGGPDTHHKKSGVCHIVADSELDAYERGRRLVGLFSQQGHFDRSKAEAGDTDLHALLPESARRAYDVHPLVEALLDADTPFEEFQGKWAPSIVVGLGRLSGRTVGVIANNPLRLGGCLNSESAEKSARFVRLCDAFGIPLVVVVDVPGYLPGVDQEWGGVVRRGAKLLHAFGEATVPRVTLVTRKIYGGAYIAMNSRSLGATKVFAWPDAEVAVMGAKAAVGILHKKKLAAAPDHEREALHEELAAEHERIAGGVDSAVEIGVVDEKIDPAHTRSKLTQALAEAPARRGRHKNIPL; from the coding sequence ATGACGATCATGGCCCCTGAGACGGTCGGCGAATCCCTCGACCCTCGCGACCCGCTGCTGCGGCTGTCCACGTTCTTCGACGACGGCAGCGTGCAGCTGCTGCACGAACGTGACCGCTCCGGTGTGCTGGCCGCCGCCGGCACCGTCAACGGTGTGCGCACGATCGCCTTCTGCACCGACGGCACCGTCATGGGCGGCGCCATGGGCGTGGAGGGCTGCCAGCACATCGTCACCGCCTACGACACCGCCATCGAGGAGCAGAGCCCGATCGTGGGCATCTGGCATTCCGGCGGCGCGCGACTGGCCGAGGGCGTCAAAGCGCTGCACGCGGTGGGGCTGGTCTTCGAAGCCATGATCCGCGCTTCGGGCTACATCCCCCAGATTTCGGTCGTGGTCGGCTTCGCCGCGGGCGGCGCGGCCTACGGCCCCGCCCTGACCGACATCGTCATCATGGCCCAGGAGGGCCGGGTGTTCGTCACCGGACCCGACGTGGTGCGCAGCGTGACCGGCGAGGACGTTGACATGGCCTCCCTCGGCGGCCCCGATACCCACCATAAGAAGTCCGGCGTGTGCCACATCGTCGCCGACTCCGAACTCGACGCCTACGAGCGCGGTCGCCGGTTGGTCGGATTGTTCTCTCAGCAGGGACATTTCGACCGCAGCAAGGCCGAAGCCGGTGACACCGACCTGCACGCGCTGCTGCCGGAATCGGCCCGCCGCGCCTACGATGTGCACCCGCTGGTCGAGGCACTGCTGGATGCGGACACCCCGTTCGAGGAATTCCAGGGCAAGTGGGCACCGTCGATCGTCGTCGGCCTGGGTCGGCTGTCGGGTCGCACCGTCGGCGTCATCGCCAACAACCCGCTGCGTCTGGGCGGCTGCCTGAACTCCGAAAGCGCCGAGAAGTCCGCGCGTTTCGTGCGGCTGTGCGATGCCTTCGGCATCCCGCTGGTCGTCGTGGTCGACGTCCCCGGCTACCTGCCCGGTGTGGACCAGGAGTGGGGTGGCGTGGTCCGCCGCGGCGCGAAGCTGCTGCACGCCTTCGGTGAGGCAACGGTTCCCCGGGTCACCCTGGTGACGCGAAAGATCTACGGCGGGGCCTACATTGCGATGAATTCGCGCTCGTTGGGCGCCACCAAGGTGTTCGCCTGGCCGGATGCCGAGGTCGCGGTCATGGGCGCCAAGGCCGCTGTCGGCATCCTGCACAAGAAGAAGTTGGCCGCCGCCCCGGATCACGAACGCGAAGCCCTGCACGAGGAATTGGCGGCCGAGCATGAGCGGATCGCTGGCGGCGTGGACAGTGCGGTCGAGATCGGCGTGGTCGACGAGAAGATCGACCCGGCCCACACCCGCAGCAAGCTGACGCAGGCCCTCGCCGAGGCACCGGCCCGGCGCGGACGCCATAAGAACATCCCGCTGTAG
- a CDS encoding serine hydrolase domain-containing protein produces the protein MATPLDSIADWPVSAASAAVVGATGVLAEYGDVTHQFRLASVTKLLAARAAQVAIEEGVVELDTPAGPPGSTVRHLLSHASGLAMHSAEVMAEPGKRRVYSNYGFQVLAETIERNSEIEFGRYLAEAVFEPLGMAGSRLEGGAEAAGYGGVSTVADLEAFAADLLAPKTVSAQLHEQAISVQFPGLTGVLPGFGVQRPNDWGLGFEIRDDKSPHWTGFANSPRTFGHFGQTGTFIWVEPELALSLVVLTDRDFDEWAKPVWRAISDEVLRVYGAH, from the coding sequence ATGGCCACGCCACTCGACTCGATTGCTGACTGGCCGGTTTCGGCCGCCTCCGCCGCGGTGGTCGGGGCGACCGGGGTGCTGGCCGAGTACGGCGACGTCACGCACCAATTCCGGCTCGCGTCTGTGACCAAGCTGCTCGCGGCGCGCGCTGCGCAGGTGGCGATCGAAGAGGGTGTGGTGGAGCTGGACACCCCGGCGGGCCCACCCGGCAGCACGGTGCGGCATCTGCTGTCGCACGCCTCGGGGCTGGCGATGCATTCCGCGGAGGTGATGGCAGAGCCCGGCAAACGCCGGGTCTACTCGAACTACGGCTTCCAGGTGCTGGCCGAGACGATCGAACGGAACTCGGAGATCGAGTTCGGCCGGTATCTGGCCGAGGCTGTCTTCGAACCGCTCGGCATGGCGGGGTCGCGACTGGAGGGCGGCGCGGAGGCGGCCGGCTACGGCGGGGTGTCGACGGTGGCCGACCTGGAGGCGTTCGCGGCGGATCTACTGGCTCCGAAGACAGTGTCGGCGCAGCTGCACGAGCAGGCGATCAGCGTGCAGTTTCCGGGTCTGACGGGGGTGTTGCCCGGGTTCGGGGTGCAGCGGCCCAACGACTGGGGGCTGGGTTTCGAGATTCGGGACGACAAGTCACCGCATTGGACCGGCTTCGCGAACTCACCGCGGACGTTCGGTCACTTCGGCCAGACCGGCACCTTCATCTGGGTGGAGCCGGAGCTGGCGTTGTCGCTGGTAGTGCTCACGGATCGGGATTTCGATGAGTGGGCCAAACCGGTCTGGCGGGCGATCTCTGATGAAGTTCTGAGAGTGTACGGAGCGCACTAG
- a CDS encoding SRPBCC family protein: MVHLHVEKTIAAPADKVFAWLADPANLKTAPLIVTAEWARDSPPPGLGAIRTGFAIGLWFREEIIAFDPPHSYTYLIVGSVPAFDHEGGTLTFTHEGDGTHVDWVSTYTHPIRGGGKAMETLSAKLLPWNFSAVLDACAKALEP, translated from the coding sequence ATGGTCCATCTCCACGTTGAGAAGACGATCGCTGCACCGGCCGACAAGGTCTTCGCATGGTTGGCCGACCCGGCGAATTTGAAGACCGCACCGCTGATCGTCACGGCTGAGTGGGCGCGGGATTCCCCGCCCCCGGGCCTGGGCGCGATCCGAACCGGCTTCGCGATCGGCTTGTGGTTCCGCGAGGAGATCATCGCCTTCGACCCGCCGCACAGCTACACCTACCTGATCGTCGGATCGGTTCCCGCGTTCGACCATGAGGGTGGCACGCTGACGTTCACCCACGAAGGTGATGGCACTCATGTCGACTGGGTGAGCACCTACACTCACCCGATTCGTGGCGGCGGCAAGGCGATGGAGACGCTCAGCGCGAAGCTGTTGCCATGGAACTTCTCTGCTGTCCTCGACGCGTGCGCGAAAGCGCTGGAACCTTAG
- a CDS encoding DUF3145 domain-containing protein has protein sequence MRASNQFADATTGVVYIHASPAAVCPHVEWALSSTLNARANLKWTPQPAMPGQLRAVTNWVGPVGTGARLANALRSWSVLRFEVTEDPSAGVDGERFCHTPQLGLWAGTMSANGDIMVGEMRLRTLMASGADTLASELDSVLGTAWDEALEPYRDGGDGGEVSWLSRGVG, from the coding sequence ATGCGTGCGTCGAACCAGTTCGCCGATGCGACGACTGGCGTGGTGTACATCCACGCCTCTCCCGCAGCGGTGTGCCCACATGTCGAGTGGGCGCTGTCGTCGACCCTGAATGCCAGGGCGAATTTGAAGTGGACCCCACAGCCGGCCATGCCTGGGCAGCTGCGGGCGGTGACCAACTGGGTTGGTCCCGTCGGCACCGGTGCCCGACTGGCGAACGCGCTGCGCTCGTGGTCGGTCCTGCGGTTCGAGGTCACCGAGGATCCCAGTGCCGGCGTGGACGGCGAGCGGTTCTGCCATACGCCGCAGCTCGGTCTGTGGGCAGGCACGATGAGCGCCAACGGCGACATCATGGTCGGCGAGATGCGCTTGCGGACCCTGATGGCCTCGGGCGCCGACACGCTGGCTTCCGAGTTGGACTCGGTGCTCGGCACGGCCTGGGATGAAGCGCTCGAGCCGTATCGCGATGGCGGTGACGGCGGCGAGGTCAGCTGGCTGAGCAGGGGCGTCGGCTAG
- a CDS encoding diacylglycerol kinase translates to MISRVTVLTNPKSGHGNAPHAGELAVARFQELGIDVTGIVGRDAAHARQLVDEALTRETDALVVIGGDGVIRLAIQALARTDIPLGIVPAGTGNDHAREYRLPMADPVAAVDVIAAGHTETVDLGHIKGADQSSTWFGTVAATGFDSLVSDRVNRMSWPHGRMRYNVALVAEISQLRPLPFRLVLDGEREIVADLTLAAFGNTRSYGGGMLICPGADHSDGLLDITIVRASSRTKLIRLFPTVFKGTHVNLDEVSTYRARTITVDSPGINAYADGDYVCPLPAEISAVPAALKLLVPEPV, encoded by the coding sequence ATGATCTCTCGCGTCACGGTCCTGACGAACCCCAAGTCCGGTCACGGCAATGCGCCCCATGCCGGGGAACTGGCGGTCGCCCGCTTCCAAGAACTCGGGATCGACGTGACCGGAATCGTCGGACGCGACGCTGCCCACGCCCGTCAGCTGGTCGACGAGGCGCTGACCCGTGAGACGGACGCGCTGGTGGTGATCGGCGGCGACGGTGTGATCCGCCTGGCGATCCAGGCGCTGGCGCGCACCGATATTCCGCTCGGCATCGTGCCGGCCGGCACCGGCAATGACCACGCCCGCGAGTACCGGTTACCCATGGCAGACCCGGTGGCTGCGGTCGACGTGATCGCAGCCGGGCACACCGAGACCGTCGACCTCGGGCACATCAAGGGTGCCGACCAGTCCAGTACGTGGTTCGGAACGGTCGCCGCGACGGGCTTCGACTCGCTGGTCAGCGATCGAGTGAATCGGATGAGCTGGCCGCACGGCCGGATGCGGTACAACGTCGCGCTGGTGGCAGAGATTTCCCAGTTGCGGCCGTTGCCTTTTCGGCTGGTGCTCGACGGCGAGCGAGAGATCGTCGCCGACCTGACGTTGGCCGCGTTCGGCAACACCCGGAGCTACGGCGGCGGCATGCTCATCTGTCCAGGTGCCGATCACTCCGACGGGTTGCTGGACATCACGATCGTGCGCGCATCCTCGCGCACCAAGCTGATTCGGTTGTTTCCCACGGTGTTCAAGGGCACGCATGTGAACCTCGACGAAGTAAGTACCTACCGGGCCCGCACAATCACGGTCGACTCCCCCGGCATCAACGCCTATGCCGACGGCGACTACGTCTGCCCGCTGCCCGCCGAGATTTCGGCGGTTCCCGCCGCGCTCAAACTTCTCGTCCCGGAACCTGTCTAA
- a CDS encoding FAD-binding oxidoreductase — MAWNAWGDPEAAKPLSDGIKALLEQALGVTASEIPAPSIDEVEVRPSALPDAHRDALAEFVGAEHVRTDDRGRLLYAGGKSTLDLLRRKQTHQDAPDAVLLPGTEDEIATVLRYCSTHGIAVVPFGGGTSVVGGLDPIRGDFAAVIALDLRRLNALHSLDETSMQAELGAGVTGPDAERLLGEHGFSLGHFPQSFRFATIGGYAATRSSGQDSAGYGRFNDMIRGLTVVTPVGVLDLGRAPETAAGPDLRELFSGSEGVFGVITRVRLRVHPVPETVRYEAWSFPDFATGAAALRAVTQIGTGPTVVRLSDEAETGVNLATTGSIGEQSITGGCLGITLFEGSAAHTESRHAETRAVLQAQGGTSLGEAPARAWEHGRFDAPYLRDSLLAAGALCETLETATTWSNLSALKAAVTDALTSSLAESGTPALVMCHISHVYPTGASLYFTVVAGQRGDVTRQWLAAKVAASDAISRTGGTITHHHAVGADHRPWMGAEIGELGAKVLRAVKQAVDPAGILNPGKLIP; from the coding sequence ATGGCCTGGAATGCCTGGGGCGATCCCGAAGCGGCCAAGCCCCTCTCCGACGGCATCAAGGCGCTGCTCGAGCAGGCGCTCGGCGTCACCGCGAGTGAGATCCCCGCACCCTCGATCGACGAGGTAGAGGTGCGCCCGTCGGCATTGCCGGACGCGCACCGCGATGCGCTCGCAGAATTCGTCGGGGCCGAACACGTGCGTACCGACGACCGCGGCCGGCTGTTGTACGCGGGCGGCAAGTCCACTCTGGACCTGTTGCGCCGCAAGCAAACCCATCAGGATGCGCCCGACGCCGTACTACTGCCCGGCACCGAGGACGAAATCGCCACCGTCCTGCGCTACTGCTCTACGCACGGCATCGCCGTAGTGCCGTTCGGCGGCGGGACCAGCGTGGTCGGCGGACTGGACCCGATCCGCGGCGACTTCGCCGCCGTCATCGCACTGGACCTGCGCAGGCTCAACGCATTGCACTCGCTGGACGAGACCTCGATGCAGGCCGAACTCGGCGCCGGGGTAACCGGGCCGGACGCCGAGCGACTGCTCGGTGAACACGGTTTCTCGCTCGGGCACTTTCCGCAGAGCTTCCGGTTCGCCACGATCGGCGGGTACGCCGCGACCCGGTCCTCGGGGCAGGACTCCGCCGGCTACGGCCGATTCAACGACATGATCCGGGGGTTGACGGTGGTCACCCCGGTCGGCGTGCTCGACCTCGGCCGGGCGCCGGAGACCGCGGCCGGACCCGATCTTCGGGAGCTCTTCTCCGGTTCCGAGGGGGTCTTCGGTGTGATCACGCGGGTGCGCCTGCGAGTCCATCCCGTCCCGGAAACGGTGCGCTACGAGGCGTGGTCGTTCCCCGACTTCGCCACCGGCGCAGCCGCTCTGCGGGCGGTCACCCAGATCGGCACCGGACCCACCGTCGTGCGGTTGTCCGATGAAGCCGAGACCGGCGTGAACCTGGCCACCACCGGGAGCATCGGCGAACAGAGCATCACCGGCGGCTGCCTGGGCATCACCTTGTTCGAAGGTAGCGCCGCGCACACCGAGAGCCGGCATGCCGAGACCCGCGCGGTTCTGCAGGCCCAGGGCGGCACCTCCCTGGGCGAGGCTCCTGCGCGCGCGTGGGAGCATGGCCGTTTCGACGCACCGTATCTGCGCGACTCACTGCTGGCGGCGGGGGCCTTGTGCGAGACGCTGGAGACGGCGACCACGTGGTCCAACCTGTCGGCGCTCAAGGCTGCGGTCACCGACGCGCTGACATCTTCGCTGGCCGAAAGCGGGACACCGGCGTTGGTGATGTGCCACATTTCGCATGTGTATCCCACCGGCGCGTCGCTCTATTTCACCGTGGTCGCGGGCCAGCGCGGCGATGTCACCCGGCAATGGCTTGCAGCCAAAGTCGCTGCCTCTGATGCGATTTCGCGTACTGGCGGCACTATCACCCATCACCATGCCGTCGGCGCGGACCATCGGCCGTGGATGGGAGCGGAGATCGGTGAGCTGGGCGCGAAGGTGCTACGGGCGGTCAAGCAGGCTGTCGACCCTGCGGGAATCCTGAACCCGGGCAAGCTGATTCCATGA